Proteins encoded by one window of Prosthecobacter vanneervenii:
- a CDS encoding TolC family protein, translating to MKNLKNKLLAFNFICLAFMVQGCSSVLRRDPLPSSDPPLPPNFPDAAGKNSSAMIGWKEYFKDTNLKGLIETALQNNQELNILIQEIEAAKADVRRTKGAYLPFVTAGGTAGLDKTGSFTREGVLEKNNQIRGKDFPDPMGNFGFAADFDWEVDIWRKLRNERDAAILRYLGTQEGRNFMITNIVSEIAQSYYELIAFDNQLLILKRTIEIQQSALEAVRLQKANARVTELAVRRFEAEVLKNQSRLFKIQQEITVTENKINYLVGRYPQPIKRRSEGFDKLAMTPINTGLPVQLLRNRPDVRKAEMELAATGLDVKSAAAKFYPSLSLAGALGIQSFTFDTAFIIPSSLIYGAAANVMAPLINRSAIKANFLGASARQIGAIYTYQQTVLKAYIETVNQLAQIKNYGKSYELKAQQVAALSDSITIAGQLFFNARADYTEVLFTQRDALEAKIDLVELKQEQINAYVKAYKALGGGYNRAAGGSGNTTKMAVPKVVGELRGGN from the coding sequence ATGAAAAACCTGAAGAACAAGCTCCTAGCATTTAATTTCATCTGTCTGGCCTTCATGGTGCAGGGCTGCTCGTCCGTGCTCCGTCGTGATCCTCTTCCTTCCAGTGATCCTCCCCTGCCGCCCAACTTTCCGGATGCTGCCGGAAAGAACAGCTCGGCCATGATCGGCTGGAAGGAGTACTTCAAGGACACGAACCTGAAGGGCCTGATTGAGACTGCTTTGCAGAACAACCAGGAGCTGAACATCCTGATTCAGGAGATCGAAGCCGCCAAAGCGGATGTCCGCAGGACGAAGGGCGCGTATCTGCCGTTTGTGACTGCGGGTGGCACCGCCGGTCTGGACAAGACTGGAAGCTTCACGCGTGAAGGTGTCCTGGAAAAGAACAACCAGATTCGTGGCAAGGACTTCCCTGATCCGATGGGCAACTTTGGCTTTGCCGCTGACTTTGACTGGGAAGTGGACATCTGGCGCAAACTGCGCAACGAGCGCGACGCCGCCATCCTGCGCTACCTGGGCACCCAGGAAGGCCGGAATTTCATGATCACGAACATCGTGTCCGAGATCGCGCAGTCGTATTATGAGCTGATCGCTTTTGACAACCAGCTGCTGATCCTGAAGCGCACGATCGAGATCCAACAGAGCGCCCTTGAGGCAGTGAGACTGCAGAAGGCCAACGCCCGTGTGACGGAGCTGGCCGTGCGACGCTTTGAGGCTGAAGTGCTGAAGAATCAGAGCCGCCTGTTCAAGATCCAGCAGGAAATCACGGTGACAGAAAACAAGATCAACTATCTGGTTGGTCGCTACCCACAGCCCATCAAACGCAGATCCGAAGGGTTTGACAAGCTGGCCATGACGCCGATCAACACCGGGCTGCCCGTGCAACTGCTGCGCAACCGCCCTGACGTGCGCAAGGCTGAAATGGAACTGGCGGCCACAGGCCTGGATGTGAAGTCGGCGGCGGCCAAATTCTACCCTTCCCTGAGCCTGGCTGGAGCTCTGGGGATTCAGTCGTTCACCTTTGACACGGCCTTCATCATCCCCTCCTCCCTGATCTATGGAGCTGCGGCGAACGTGATGGCTCCGCTGATCAACCGCAGCGCCATCAAGGCGAACTTTCTGGGTGCGAGCGCACGCCAGATCGGAGCCATTTACACCTACCAGCAGACGGTGCTGAAAGCCTACATCGAAACGGTGAACCAGCTGGCGCAGATCAAGAACTACGGCAAAAGCTACGAGCTGAAGGCCCAGCAGGTGGCAGCACTGTCTGACTCGATCACCATCGCCGGCCAGCTCTTCTTCAATGCCCGTGCGGACTACACCGAAGTGCTGTTCACACAACGTGATGCGCTTGAGGCGAAGATCGACCTGGTGGAGCTCAAGCAGGAGCAGATCAATGCGTATGTGAAGGCCTACAAGGCTCTCGGCGGCGGCTACAACCGCGCGGCGGGCGGCTCTGGCAACACCACGAAAATGGCGGTGCCGAAAGTGGTCGGCGAGCTGCGTGGCGGAAACTGA
- a CDS encoding 3-keto-disaccharide hydrolase has product MKSRLLFAALALAVSIPAFAGEFVSLFDGKTLSGWKNPYDWGQIDIVNGEIHLTGEKKFFVVTEKTYGDFIFEGDILLPEGQANSGFMFRAHAEKNKVFGYQAEVDGDANRKWSGGLYDEGRRMWFISPIKGNKESEAAFRARAGDAFKRNDWNTYRIECRGKSLKIFVNGVLTTDVEDDKDASGVIAIQHHGEKGQTYKFRNLRIQELK; this is encoded by the coding sequence ATGAAATCCCGCCTACTTTTCGCCGCACTCGCACTAGCCGTCTCGATTCCTGCTTTTGCAGGTGAATTTGTGTCTCTGTTTGATGGAAAGACGCTCTCAGGATGGAAGAACCCGTATGACTGGGGCCAGATCGACATCGTGAATGGAGAGATCCATCTGACGGGAGAGAAGAAGTTCTTTGTGGTGACGGAGAAGACCTATGGCGACTTCATCTTTGAAGGCGATATTTTGCTTCCTGAAGGACAGGCGAACAGCGGGTTCATGTTCCGGGCGCACGCGGAGAAGAACAAGGTCTTTGGGTATCAGGCGGAAGTGGACGGTGATGCCAACCGGAAGTGGAGCGGCGGCCTGTATGATGAAGGGCGGCGGATGTGGTTCATCAGCCCGATCAAGGGGAACAAGGAGAGCGAAGCGGCCTTCCGCGCGCGTGCGGGCGACGCCTTCAAGCGCAATGACTGGAACACGTACCGCATCGAGTGCCGTGGGAAGAGCCTGAAGATTTTCGTGAACGGGGTGCTGACGACGGATGTGGAAGATGACAAGGATGCGAGCGGCGTGATCGCGATCCAGCACCACGGCGAGAAGGGGCAGACGTACAAGTTTCGGAATCTGCGGATTCAGGAGCTGAAGTAG
- the dacB gene encoding D-alanyl-D-alanine carboxypeptidase/D-alanyl-D-alanine endopeptidase yields MWKNLLILLLGSALAALLILRREAGYLATPSVLPHIAVTPPEPEPPQPPAKPEPHPITTLLQAARANPDLAGTAIGFCLLNDKGEVILDDNATTAFIPASSLKTLTTATALEILGPDFHFTTELKASAPIENGEIKGDLVIIGGGDPMLKMDDLKAWAAELKQRGLLRVTGGIRADTSFFSGSLYSDYWNWGDIGNGYGSGVSGLNLNHNRYIVMFRAGPAEGTPAELLGINFEIPQAAWKNEVTTGPADSGDGVVIHGGEITTAIHLRGTVPLGAAKFQAKGAVPDPARFIEHHFRSLLTAAGIQVGAATTAAAQPSYALLKHDSPALIDIIKSIHATSDNLETECVFRMLGLKQGRPPAEVIRDHWKQRGLDFIGLRMEDGCGLARADFIRPLDLARLQYLAGTGPQGPAYQASLLSKDGLSWKGGAMSGVRTFTGYAKSKSGTEFSYALMINHFTTSAAVSALCQQVMDSMQDL; encoded by the coding sequence ATGTGGAAAAACCTCCTCATCCTTCTCCTCGGCTCCGCACTGGCAGCCCTGCTCATTCTCCGCCGCGAAGCAGGCTACCTAGCCACGCCATCAGTGCTACCCCACATCGCCGTTACTCCGCCAGAACCCGAGCCCCCTCAGCCCCCGGCCAAGCCAGAGCCACACCCCATCACCACCCTCCTTCAGGCTGCCCGCGCCAACCCCGATCTAGCCGGTACCGCCATCGGCTTCTGTCTCCTAAACGACAAAGGCGAAGTCATTCTCGATGACAACGCCACCACCGCCTTCATCCCCGCCTCCAGCCTCAAGACCCTCACCACCGCCACTGCTCTGGAAATCCTCGGCCCCGATTTCCATTTCACCACCGAGCTCAAAGCCTCAGCCCCCATTGAGAATGGCGAGATCAAAGGCGACCTCGTCATCATCGGCGGCGGCGACCCCATGCTCAAAATGGACGATCTCAAAGCCTGGGCCGCAGAGCTGAAACAGCGCGGTCTCCTGCGTGTCACCGGCGGCATTCGGGCAGACACCAGCTTCTTCAGCGGCAGCCTCTACAGCGACTACTGGAATTGGGGAGACATTGGCAATGGCTACGGCAGCGGCGTCTCCGGGCTCAACCTCAACCACAACCGCTACATCGTCATGTTCCGTGCTGGCCCCGCTGAAGGCACCCCCGCCGAACTGCTTGGCATCAATTTTGAAATCCCCCAGGCAGCCTGGAAAAACGAAGTCACCACCGGCCCTGCCGATTCTGGAGACGGCGTCGTCATCCACGGCGGAGAAATCACCACCGCCATCCACCTTCGTGGCACCGTGCCCCTCGGTGCTGCCAAGTTTCAGGCCAAAGGCGCCGTGCCAGATCCCGCTCGCTTCATTGAGCATCACTTCCGTTCGCTCCTCACCGCCGCAGGCATCCAGGTCGGCGCGGCCACCACCGCTGCAGCTCAGCCCTCCTATGCCCTGCTCAAGCACGACTCTCCCGCGCTTATCGACATCATCAAAAGCATCCACGCCACCTCCGACAATCTCGAAACCGAATGCGTCTTCCGCATGCTCGGCCTCAAGCAGGGCAGGCCACCCGCCGAGGTCATCCGCGATCACTGGAAACAGCGCGGCCTCGACTTCATCGGCCTGAGAATGGAAGACGGCTGCGGCCTCGCCCGTGCCGACTTCATCCGCCCCCTTGACCTCGCGCGCCTCCAATACCTCGCCGGCACCGGCCCCCAGGGCCCCGCTTACCAAGCCTCCCTCCTCTCCAAGGACGGACTCAGCTGGAAAGGCGGCGCCATGTCCGGCGTCCGCACCTTCACCGGCTACGCCAAATCAAAGTCCGGCACCGAATTCTCCTACGCCCTCATGATCAACCACTTCACCACCAGCGCCGCAGTCTCAGCACTCTGCCAGCAGGTCATGGATTCCATGCAGGACCTGTAA
- a CDS encoding VOC family protein — MKPEKVKFMLMAADMKRAVSFYRDVIGLEPLFVSDFWTEMSFGDAIIALHGGHDGSRNPTGLSFQYEDVLAMAEKIAAGGGRILQSPQQREGEPILLGVYRDAEGNEVFITQYVG; from the coding sequence ATGAAACCTGAGAAAGTGAAGTTCATGCTGATGGCGGCGGACATGAAGCGTGCCGTGAGCTTTTACCGGGATGTGATTGGGCTGGAGCCTCTCTTTGTGAGCGATTTTTGGACGGAGATGAGTTTTGGGGATGCGATCATCGCGCTGCACGGCGGGCATGATGGCTCGCGGAATCCGACGGGGCTGAGCTTTCAGTATGAGGATGTGCTGGCGATGGCGGAGAAGATTGCCGCAGGTGGCGGGAGGATTTTGCAGTCGCCGCAGCAGCGGGAGGGAGAGCCGATTTTGCTGGGGGTGTACCGGGATGCGGAGGGGAACGAGGTGTTTATCACGCAGTACGTGGGATGA
- a CDS encoding radical SAM protein, which produces MLTSFIPTLDALPARKTPLMERFAALLEPKGPSQIEAMAKESRMITRRNFGRTMRLFAPLYVSNECVNNCSYCGFSRDNNSILRVTLTIDQVVAEAKHLVAQGFRNILLVAGEHPKFVSDGYLEECIRAIRDFVPTIGIEVGPMEAPEYERMVKAGAEGLVVYQETYDREIYKDMHTAGPKKDFDWRLACPERGYAGGFRRIGIGALFGLSDWRLEALRLAAHLEHLYKHCWKSTFTVAFPRLRPAAGGFTPMTDFPDWALVQTICAYRIIFPEVGIILSTREPAPLRDALAPLGVTVMSAGSHTEPGGYTGAGAEDLHLTVKGKRVEVADKAETNRAEGQFGIADQRSPQSVAEMLRKQGLDPVWKDWDASILAA; this is translated from the coding sequence ATGCTGACTTCCTTCATTCCCACGCTCGATGCGCTGCCAGCGCGAAAAACGCCGCTGATGGAGAGGTTTGCCGCCTTGCTGGAGCCGAAAGGCCCGTCGCAGATCGAGGCGATGGCGAAGGAGTCGCGGATGATCACGCGGCGGAATTTTGGGCGGACGATGCGGCTGTTTGCGCCGCTGTATGTGTCCAACGAGTGCGTGAATAACTGCAGCTACTGCGGCTTTTCACGCGACAACAACTCGATCCTGCGGGTGACGCTGACGATCGACCAGGTGGTGGCTGAGGCGAAGCATCTGGTGGCGCAGGGTTTCCGCAACATCCTGCTGGTGGCGGGGGAGCATCCGAAATTTGTGAGCGATGGCTACCTGGAGGAGTGCATCCGGGCGATCCGGGATTTTGTGCCGACGATCGGGATCGAAGTGGGGCCGATGGAGGCGCCGGAGTATGAGAGGATGGTGAAGGCGGGTGCGGAGGGCCTGGTGGTGTATCAGGAGACCTATGACCGCGAGATTTACAAGGACATGCACACGGCGGGGCCGAAGAAGGATTTTGACTGGCGGCTGGCGTGTCCTGAGCGCGGGTATGCGGGGGGCTTTCGCCGGATCGGGATCGGGGCGCTGTTTGGCCTGAGTGACTGGCGGCTGGAGGCGCTGCGACTGGCGGCGCATCTGGAGCACCTGTACAAGCACTGCTGGAAGTCGACCTTTACGGTGGCGTTTCCGAGGCTGCGGCCGGCGGCGGGTGGATTTACGCCGATGACGGATTTCCCTGACTGGGCGCTGGTGCAGACGATCTGTGCCTACCGCATCATTTTCCCGGAAGTGGGGATCATCCTGAGCACGCGTGAGCCTGCGCCGCTACGGGATGCACTGGCACCGCTGGGCGTGACGGTGATGAGCGCGGGCAGCCACACGGAGCCGGGCGGCTACACGGGAGCCGGGGCGGAGGACCTGCACCTGACGGTGAAGGGCAAGCGCGTGGAGGTGGCCGATAAGGCCGAGACGAACCGTGCCGAAGGGCAGTTTGGGATCGCGGATCAGCGCAGCCCGCAGAGCGTGGCGGAGATGCTGCGGAAGCAGGGGCTGGATCCGGTATGGAAGGATTGGGATGCGTCGATCCTGGCAGCGTAA
- the thiS gene encoding sulfur carrier protein ThiS: MKITLNGEKREVEGPQTVKSLLDVIGLSGKPVVVEQNQVALLPREIDGAAVNDGDVIEVVQITAGG; this comes from the coding sequence ATGAAGATCACTTTGAACGGAGAGAAGCGTGAAGTCGAAGGACCGCAGACGGTGAAGTCGCTGCTGGATGTGATCGGGCTGAGCGGAAAGCCGGTGGTGGTGGAGCAGAATCAGGTAGCGCTGCTGCCGAGAGAGATCGATGGGGCCGCAGTGAATGACGGGGATGTGATCGAGGTGGTGCAGATCACGGCGGGGGGGTAG
- a CDS encoding alkaline phosphatase family protein, whose product MQRTAILNVVGLTSRLIGEHTPAIRAFVERNRSTLIEPVLPAVTCTAQATYLTGRLARDHGVVANGWYDRDYAEHRFWKQPEQLMHGEKLWEALRRVDPQFTCAKLFWWFNMYSTADFAITPRPLYPADGRKVFDIHTQPMPLRDRIKKDLGPFPFRHFWGPGSDIKSSIWIAESAKWIEEKHWPGLSLVYLPHLDYNLQRVGIDMDKIRFDLRQIDNVVGDLIRFYETRNIKVVLLSEYGITDVEQPVHLNRVFREKGWLSIKDELGRETLDLGGSKAFAIADHQIAHIYVNDQSILASVRAALEATPGVAQVLGKMEKHLVGLNHERSGDLIAVSDAKSWFTYYYWQDDKKAPDFARCVDIHRKCGYDPAELFVDPAIKWPKLKIASKLARKALGQRMLMDVIPLDATLVKGSHGRIPEDRADWPVLIGDFDQLPRTGIIAAHEVCNHLFRLCSTGNGYSGVSR is encoded by the coding sequence ATGCAGCGCACCGCCATCCTGAACGTCGTCGGACTCACCTCCCGCCTCATCGGCGAGCACACCCCGGCCATCCGTGCGTTCGTTGAGCGGAATCGCTCCACCCTCATCGAGCCCGTCCTCCCCGCCGTCACCTGCACCGCCCAGGCCACCTACCTCACCGGCCGCCTTGCCCGCGACCACGGCGTCGTCGCCAATGGCTGGTACGACCGCGACTATGCCGAGCACCGCTTCTGGAAGCAGCCTGAGCAGCTCATGCACGGGGAAAAGCTCTGGGAGGCCCTCCGCCGCGTCGATCCCCAGTTCACCTGCGCCAAGCTCTTCTGGTGGTTCAACATGTACTCCACCGCAGACTTCGCCATCACCCCGCGCCCGCTCTACCCGGCGGATGGCCGCAAGGTCTTCGACATCCACACCCAGCCCATGCCGCTGCGGGACCGCATCAAAAAAGACCTCGGCCCCTTTCCCTTTCGCCATTTCTGGGGCCCCGGCTCTGACATCAAATCCTCCATCTGGATCGCCGAGAGTGCCAAATGGATCGAGGAAAAGCACTGGCCCGGCCTCTCCCTCGTTTACCTCCCCCATCTCGACTACAATCTCCAGCGCGTCGGCATCGACATGGACAAAATCCGTTTCGACCTCCGCCAGATCGACAATGTCGTCGGCGACCTCATCCGCTTCTACGAGACCCGCAACATCAAGGTCGTCCTCCTCTCCGAATACGGCATCACAGACGTCGAGCAGCCCGTCCACCTCAACCGCGTCTTCCGCGAAAAAGGCTGGCTCAGCATCAAGGACGAGCTCGGTCGCGAAACCCTCGATCTCGGTGGCTCCAAAGCCTTCGCCATCGCCGACCACCAGATCGCCCACATCTACGTCAACGACCAGAGCATCCTCGCCAGCGTTCGCGCTGCCCTCGAGGCCACCCCGGGCGTCGCCCAGGTCCTCGGCAAAATGGAAAAACACCTCGTCGGCCTCAATCACGAGCGCAGCGGAGACCTCATCGCCGTCTCCGATGCCAAAAGCTGGTTTACCTACTACTACTGGCAGGACGACAAGAAAGCCCCCGACTTCGCCCGCTGCGTGGACATCCACCGCAAATGCGGCTACGACCCCGCCGAGCTCTTCGTCGATCCCGCCATCAAATGGCCCAAGCTCAAGATCGCCTCAAAGCTCGCCCGCAAAGCCCTGGGTCAGCGCATGCTCATGGATGTGATCCCTCTGGATGCCACCCTCGTCAAAGGCTCCCACGGCCGCATCCCTGAAGACCGCGCCGACTGGCCCGTCCTCATTGGCGACTTCGACCAGCTCCCCCGCACCGGCATCATCGCCGCCCACGAAGTCTGCAATCACCTCTTCCGCCTCTGCTCCACCGGCAACGGCTACTCTGGCGTCTCGCGCTAG
- a CDS encoding DUF3307 domain-containing protein, whose product MLPFPPHTTLEAFQVIFLLFAGHAVMDYPLQGEFLSICKNRHLLYKLQDPSRPVQIWPWCMTAHCLIHAAAVWAITGCFYLGLIEFVLHWIIDFAKCENRTTFVQDQALHFICKIAYVIAAMLYGS is encoded by the coding sequence ATGCTGCCATTCCCTCCGCACACCACGCTGGAAGCCTTCCAGGTCATTTTCCTCCTCTTTGCAGGTCACGCGGTGATGGACTACCCCTTGCAGGGGGAATTTTTATCCATCTGCAAAAACCGCCACCTTCTCTACAAGCTGCAGGACCCCTCCCGCCCCGTGCAGATCTGGCCTTGGTGCATGACCGCCCATTGCCTCATCCACGCGGCAGCCGTCTGGGCCATCACCGGCTGCTTCTATCTCGGCCTCATCGAGTTCGTCCTCCACTGGATCATCGATTTCGCCAAATGCGAAAACAGGACCACCTTCGTCCAGGACCAGGCGCTGCACTTCATCTGCAAGATCGCCTACGTCATCGCCGCGATGCTCTACGGGAGTTAA
- a CDS encoding Crp/Fnr family transcriptional regulator, protein MSSLSTPQLPAQGILEPLGDEDRDILSGYGEFLPVQPGQHLIEEGQQQNSLFFVVSGKFHATAMRGGHKVLLGSIQKGETIGEINLLDPNVASASVTAVEFSQVWRIDGQTLESYINEYPRAAAWLLIGVGRTISHRLRAVNEKIAAFYSA, encoded by the coding sequence ATGAGTTCTCTCTCGACTCCCCAACTGCCTGCCCAAGGGATCCTCGAACCCCTCGGTGACGAAGATCGTGACATCCTCAGCGGCTACGGCGAATTCCTGCCGGTTCAGCCGGGCCAGCACCTCATTGAGGAAGGCCAGCAGCAAAACAGCCTCTTCTTCGTCGTTTCCGGCAAGTTCCACGCCACCGCCATGCGCGGCGGTCACAAGGTGCTCCTCGGCTCCATCCAGAAGGGCGAGACCATCGGCGAGATCAATCTCCTCGACCCCAATGTCGCCAGCGCCAGTGTCACCGCAGTGGAATTCTCCCAGGTCTGGCGCATCGACGGCCAGACCCTGGAAAGCTACATCAATGAGTACCCCCGCGCCGCTGCCTGGCTGCTCATCGGTGTCGGCCGCACCATCTCCCACCGCCTCCGTGCTGTGAACGAGAAGATTGCCGCTTTCTACAGCGCCTGA
- a CDS encoding TQO small subunit DoxD has translation MSDSSSSKCCGSLSYDFAHLLLRLWVGMRLFMAGLDKFRWGNGADTTFSIANYTDKKGPPIAKLMSTNSFMPEWACNAFASTIGYILIPVGIWVAIGIMTEFGLLAAGLVFLSLGFGLAALPDDTEVVSNIGLSILIVAAALVTSKAKSLSLDGILARKKA, from the coding sequence ATGTCTGACTCCTCCTCTTCCAAATGCTGCGGCAGCCTCAGTTACGATTTCGCCCATCTTCTGCTCCGCCTTTGGGTCGGCATGCGCCTTTTCATGGCCGGCCTGGACAAGTTCCGCTGGGGCAATGGAGCCGACACCACCTTCAGCATCGCCAACTACACGGACAAGAAGGGACCACCGATCGCCAAGCTGATGAGCACCAACAGCTTCATGCCTGAGTGGGCCTGCAACGCCTTTGCCAGCACGATCGGTTACATCCTCATCCCCGTGGGCATCTGGGTGGCGATCGGCATCATGACGGAGTTTGGCCTGCTGGCCGCCGGTCTGGTGTTTCTGTCTCTGGGCTTTGGCCTGGCCGCCCTGCCGGACGACACGGAAGTGGTGAGCAACATCGGTCTTTCCATCCTTATCGTGGCCGCCGCACTGGTGACCTCGAAGGCGAAGAGCCTCTCCCTCGACGGCATCCTTGCCCGCAAGAAGGCATAA
- a CDS encoding Gfo/Idh/MocA family protein yields MNSQPLPSSPAPLSRFMDRRGFLRTSALTSSGIYLATSKGAIAQQSAPGRTIKCALVGCGAQGNALRVASKDVPGIQWVAMCDIWKFSIAKTRGGFLGENKHQVEGQINIYEDINEMLDKEPSIEAVFIATPDFLHAPYSRICLEKGKNVYCEKMMSNTLEGARDMVRAGKANPGIFQIGHQRHSNPRYLNLRDNVIKPGKMLGRITHAYAQWNRGVSGSAPQGAVKGYDIPQELLTKHGYGSIEEFRNWRFFKKYGGGPLSDLGAHQIDMFNWMYESTPVSVIASGGVDYFDGSEGRPKFELPDNMMCIYEFKTPAGALRAYYQVLTTTGSQGAYEKHMGIGGTAIISELDTNGNQLYAEPGQDWEAYALGDNPAIVKAADKAKNKFWEHPRDWEKPKPPSYGAVSVADARESKALSQWELNRKLKVKPHTPHIANFIEAVQTKNPAHLTCNVEAAFKSCVTVLKAYEAQAQGGKYIFKPEDFQA; encoded by the coding sequence ATGAATTCTCAGCCCCTTCCCTCCTCCCCCGCGCCGCTGTCCCGCTTCATGGACCGCCGCGGCTTCCTCCGCACCAGCGCCCTGACCAGCAGCGGCATCTACCTTGCCACGAGCAAGGGAGCGATCGCCCAGCAGAGCGCCCCCGGCCGCACAATCAAGTGCGCGCTCGTCGGCTGCGGTGCCCAGGGCAATGCCCTGCGCGTGGCCTCCAAAGACGTGCCAGGCATCCAGTGGGTCGCGATGTGCGACATCTGGAAATTCTCCATCGCCAAGACCCGTGGCGGCTTCCTTGGTGAAAACAAGCACCAGGTGGAAGGCCAGATCAACATCTACGAAGACATCAACGAGATGCTCGACAAAGAGCCCTCGATCGAGGCCGTCTTCATTGCCACGCCGGACTTCCTGCATGCGCCATACTCCCGGATCTGCCTGGAGAAGGGCAAGAACGTGTACTGCGAGAAGATGATGAGCAACACGCTGGAAGGCGCACGCGACATGGTGCGCGCCGGCAAGGCGAACCCCGGCATTTTCCAGATCGGGCACCAGCGCCACTCGAACCCGCGCTACCTGAACCTGCGTGACAACGTGATCAAGCCAGGCAAAATGCTGGGCCGGATCACCCACGCGTATGCGCAGTGGAATCGTGGTGTGTCCGGCAGCGCTCCTCAGGGTGCGGTGAAGGGCTATGACATCCCACAAGAGCTGCTGACGAAGCATGGCTACGGCAGCATCGAGGAATTCCGCAACTGGCGCTTCTTCAAGAAGTATGGTGGCGGCCCGCTTTCCGACCTGGGAGCGCACCAGATCGACATGTTCAACTGGATGTATGAGTCCACGCCGGTCTCGGTCATCGCCTCCGGCGGTGTGGACTACTTTGACGGCTCAGAAGGCCGTCCGAAGTTTGAGCTTCCGGACAACATGATGTGCATTTATGAGTTCAAGACCCCGGCAGGAGCGCTGCGCGCCTACTACCAGGTGCTGACCACGACCGGCTCCCAGGGTGCGTATGAAAAGCACATGGGCATCGGCGGCACGGCCATCATTTCCGAGCTGGACACCAACGGCAACCAGCTCTACGCCGAACCCGGCCAAGACTGGGAAGCCTACGCTCTGGGCGACAACCCGGCGATCGTGAAGGCTGCCGACAAGGCCAAGAACAAGTTCTGGGAACACCCGCGCGACTGGGAAAAGCCCAAGCCCCCGTCTTACGGCGCGGTGAGCGTGGCCGACGCCCGCGAGAGCAAGGCCCTGTCTCAGTGGGAACTGAACCGGAAGCTGAAGGTCAAGCCGCACACCCCGCATATCGCGAACTTCATTGAGGCTGTGCAGACCAAGAATCCGGCCCACCTGACCTGCAACGTGGAGGCAGCCTTCAAGTCCTGCGTCACCGTGCTCAAAGCCTATGAAGCCCAGGCACAGGGTGGAAAATACATCTTCAAACCTGAAGACTTCCAGGCCTGA
- a CDS encoding discoidin domain-containing protein: MKNTLHILTGLTLALTLASCGKKEETKAGAAAPAAAAAPAGDLVEIKLEFPKPMFIGTPVPAELPNLEKADPSKVVKSIMVPKGTTNLAKGKKVTSSDAAPIIGDLNLVTDGDADGADGSFVELMPGKQWVQIDLGEEANIYKIAMWHYHKQAQAYIDVVVQVSDDPEFKNGVTTLWNSDHDDTSAMGKGSDPAYVETNHGRVVDAKGTKARYVRLWSNGNTSNDMNHYCEVEVFGTPAK; encoded by the coding sequence ATGAAAAACACCCTCCACATCCTGACGGGCCTCACGCTCGCACTGACGCTTGCCTCCTGCGGCAAGAAAGAAGAAACTAAAGCCGGTGCCGCAGCCCCTGCAGCCGCCGCAGCACCCGCCGGTGACCTCGTCGAGATCAAGCTCGAGTTCCCGAAGCCCATGTTCATCGGCACTCCGGTGCCTGCTGAGCTGCCAAACCTGGAAAAGGCAGACCCCAGCAAGGTGGTGAAGTCCATCATGGTCCCGAAGGGCACCACGAACCTGGCCAAAGGCAAAAAGGTGACCAGCTCTGACGCGGCTCCGATCATTGGCGACCTGAACCTGGTGACCGACGGCGACGCCGACGGCGCTGACGGTTCCTTCGTGGAACTGATGCCCGGCAAGCAGTGGGTGCAGATCGACCTCGGCGAAGAGGCGAACATCTACAAGATCGCCATGTGGCACTACCACAAGCAGGCGCAGGCCTACATCGATGTGGTGGTGCAGGTGTCTGATGACCCTGAGTTCAAGAACGGTGTGACCACCCTTTGGAACTCCGACCATGATGACACTTCCGCCATGGGCAAGGGCAGCGACCCCGCCTACGTGGAAACCAACCACGGCCGCGTGGTGGACGCCAAGGGCACCAAGGCGCGCTACGTGCGCCTCTGGAGCAACGGCAACACCAGCAACGACATGAACCACTACTGCGAAGTGGAAGTGTTTGGCACGCCTGCCAAGTAA
- a CDS encoding YkvA family protein, giving the protein MSTPPKGEHDLDIAKVTQRAQDIENKLPRLKQVFEQAKIMLSMVKDYWSGAYREIPYWAISAISLALLYVLNPADVVPDVIIGVGYLDDATVVAFCLKLVQRELERYEEWRAIRGKAGKGGHV; this is encoded by the coding sequence ATGAGCACACCTCCGAAAGGCGAACACGACCTCGACATTGCCAAGGTCACACAGCGCGCGCAGGACATCGAAAACAAGCTCCCCAGGCTCAAGCAGGTCTTTGAGCAGGCCAAGATCATGCTCAGCATGGTCAAAGACTACTGGTCCGGAGCATACCGCGAGATACCCTACTGGGCCATCAGCGCCATCTCCCTGGCCTTGCTCTACGTACTCAATCCCGCCGATGTAGTCCCAGACGTCATCATCGGAGTCGGTTATCTCGACGACGCCACCGTGGTCGCCTTTTGCCTCAAACTCGTCCAGCGCGAGCTCGAACGCTATGAAGAATGGCGCGCCATTAGGGGTAAAGCTGGTAAAGGGGGCCATGTTTAG